One part of the Nocardioides conyzicola genome encodes these proteins:
- a CDS encoding amino acid permease: MNVLRTKSIEQSLEDTEDVEFKLKKGLTALDLTVFGIGVVIGAGIFTLTGKVASEYAGPGVVFSFLLAAICCALAAICYAEFASTVPVAGSAYTFSYATLGEMVAWIIGWDLILELMLGASVVAQGWSTYLVTFLDEIGITWPSSVGPADAADFQWGHFNLAAVLLIAVLTTLIAIGIKESLRVNLVLVAIKLFIVLFVIIAGLFYVTGANYHPFIPPAADPIEASGLTQPLMQVIFGIEPQTFGVLGIISAASVVFFAYIGFDVVATTAEEANNPQKDLPKGILGSLAICTVLYMAVALVITGMVPYDKIDPDAALASAFTSVGKDGFATMIAAGAVAGLTTVVMTLMIGAVRVLFAMSRDGLLPVGFAHTNPKTGTPVRITLTIGALVAVIAGFTPIDKLEEMVNIGTLTAFLLVSLAVPILRRTRPDLDRPFKVPFSPYLPILAALVCFYLMLNLTVETWLRFLVWMVIGFGIYFAYGHQHSRVRIAEKESTSA, translated from the coding sequence ATGAACGTCCTGCGGACCAAGTCGATCGAGCAGTCCCTCGAGGACACCGAAGACGTCGAGTTCAAGCTGAAGAAGGGACTCACCGCCCTCGACCTCACGGTCTTCGGCATCGGGGTCGTCATCGGCGCCGGCATCTTCACGCTGACCGGCAAGGTCGCGAGCGAGTACGCCGGGCCCGGCGTGGTGTTCTCGTTCCTCCTGGCCGCGATCTGCTGCGCGCTGGCGGCGATCTGCTACGCCGAGTTCGCCTCGACGGTGCCGGTCGCGGGGTCGGCGTACACGTTCTCCTACGCGACCCTCGGCGAGATGGTCGCGTGGATCATCGGCTGGGACCTGATCCTCGAGCTGATGCTCGGCGCCTCCGTGGTCGCGCAGGGCTGGAGCACCTACCTCGTGACGTTCCTCGACGAGATCGGCATCACCTGGCCCTCGTCGGTGGGCCCGGCCGACGCCGCGGACTTCCAGTGGGGCCACTTCAACCTCGCGGCCGTGCTCCTGATCGCGGTGCTCACGACGCTGATCGCGATCGGCATCAAGGAGTCGCTGCGGGTCAACCTCGTCCTGGTCGCGATCAAGCTCTTCATCGTGCTCTTCGTGATCATCGCCGGCCTGTTCTACGTCACCGGCGCCAACTACCACCCCTTCATCCCGCCGGCCGCCGACCCGATCGAGGCGAGCGGTCTGACCCAGCCGCTGATGCAGGTGATCTTCGGGATCGAGCCGCAGACGTTCGGCGTGCTGGGCATCATCTCCGCCGCCTCGGTGGTGTTCTTCGCCTACATCGGATTCGACGTGGTCGCCACGACCGCGGAGGAGGCCAACAACCCGCAGAAGGACCTGCCCAAGGGCATCCTCGGGTCGCTCGCGATCTGCACGGTGCTCTACATGGCGGTCGCGCTCGTGATCACCGGGATGGTCCCCTACGACAAGATCGACCCCGACGCCGCGCTCGCCTCCGCCTTCACGTCCGTCGGCAAGGACGGCTTCGCGACGATGATCGCCGCCGGCGCCGTCGCCGGTCTGACGACCGTCGTGATGACGCTGATGATCGGCGCCGTCCGCGTGCTCTTCGCGATGAGCCGCGACGGCCTGCTCCCGGTCGGCTTCGCGCACACCAACCCCAAGACGGGTACGCCGGTCCGGATCACCCTCACGATCGGTGCCCTGGTCGCCGTGATCGCCGGCTTCACCCCGATCGACAAGCTCGAGGAGATGGTCAACATCGGGACGCTGACGGCGTTCCTGCTCGTCTCGCTCGCGGTCCCGATCCTGCGGCGTACCCGCCCCGACCTGGACCGGCCGTTCAAGGTGCCCTTCAGCCCCTACCTGCCGATCCTGGCCGCGCTGGTCTGCTTCTACCTGATGCTCAACCTCACCGTGGAGACCTGGCTGCGGTTCCTGGTGTGGATGGTCATCGGCTTCGGCATCTACTTCGCCTACGGCCACCAGCACAGCCGGGTCCGGATCGCGGAGAAGGAGTCCACCTCCGCCTAG
- the dxs gene encoding 1-deoxy-D-xylulose-5-phosphate synthase, with product MGTLDSITSPRDLRGLDDAQLDALATEIRDFLITTCARTGGHIGPNLGVVELTMALHRVFESPRDRIVFDTGHQAYVHKLLTGRKAGFEKLRQEGGASGYPSQAESDHDIVENSHASTALSYADGLAKAYTIRGEDRHVVAVIGDGALTGGMAWEALNNIAIANKSKLVIVVNDNGRSYTPTIGGLATALTRLRTDPRYETVLDMVKRRLNAVPGVGPAAYDALHAMKKGVKDAIAPQGLFEDLGFKYVGPVDGHDRHAVEQMLLQAKRFNGPVIVHALTRKGYGYDPAERHEADQFHGPGPFDVQTGAEKPKGRIWTDYFSDAMVEIGQRRPDVVAITAAMMHPVGLDKFQARFPERTFDVGIAEQHAATSAAGLALGGLHPVFAVYGTFLNRAFDQVLMDVALHKCGVTFALDRSGVTGDDGASHNGMWDMSLLQIVPGLRLAAPRDATRLRELLNEAVEVDDAPTVLRYPKGPPPEDVDAIGKAGGCDVLVRSGTKDVLVVAVGSMATVAVGVAERLVAQGIGVTVVDPRWVKPVDPAIIDLAREHRLVVSIEDNGETGGCGAVLLQTLNAAGVHTPFRLHGIPQEFLSHAKRDVILERIGLTPQAIALGIVEDMTSLSDGRSPLDVEHTP from the coding sequence ATGGGAACTCTCGACTCGATCACGTCCCCACGCGACCTGCGCGGTCTCGATGATGCCCAGCTGGACGCCCTGGCGACCGAGATCCGTGACTTCCTGATCACGACCTGCGCCCGCACCGGCGGCCACATCGGCCCCAACCTCGGCGTGGTCGAGCTGACGATGGCGCTGCACCGCGTCTTCGAGTCCCCGCGCGACCGGATCGTCTTCGACACCGGCCACCAGGCCTACGTCCACAAGCTGCTCACCGGTCGCAAGGCCGGCTTCGAGAAGCTCCGCCAGGAGGGTGGCGCCAGCGGCTACCCGAGCCAGGCGGAGTCCGACCACGACATCGTCGAGAACTCCCACGCATCCACGGCGCTCAGCTACGCCGACGGGCTCGCGAAGGCCTACACGATCCGGGGCGAGGACCGTCACGTCGTCGCCGTGATCGGTGACGGCGCGCTCACCGGCGGCATGGCCTGGGAGGCGCTCAACAACATCGCCATCGCCAACAAGAGCAAGCTCGTCATCGTCGTCAACGACAACGGCCGGTCCTACACGCCGACCATCGGCGGGCTCGCCACGGCGCTCACCCGGCTGCGCACCGACCCGCGCTACGAGACCGTGCTCGACATGGTCAAGCGCCGGCTCAACGCGGTGCCCGGCGTCGGCCCGGCGGCGTACGACGCCCTCCACGCGATGAAGAAGGGCGTCAAGGACGCGATCGCGCCGCAGGGGCTCTTCGAGGACCTCGGGTTCAAGTACGTCGGGCCCGTCGACGGCCACGACCGCCACGCCGTCGAGCAGATGCTGCTGCAGGCCAAGCGGTTCAACGGGCCGGTGATCGTGCACGCACTGACCCGCAAGGGCTACGGCTACGACCCGGCGGAGCGGCACGAGGCCGACCAGTTCCACGGTCCGGGCCCGTTCGACGTGCAGACCGGTGCCGAGAAGCCGAAGGGCCGGATCTGGACCGACTACTTCTCCGACGCGATGGTCGAGATCGGCCAGCGGCGACCCGACGTCGTGGCGATCACGGCCGCGATGATGCACCCCGTCGGGCTGGACAAGTTCCAGGCCCGCTTCCCCGAGCGCACCTTCGACGTCGGGATCGCCGAGCAGCATGCGGCCACCTCGGCCGCGGGGCTGGCGCTCGGCGGCCTGCACCCGGTGTTCGCCGTCTACGGCACGTTCCTCAACCGGGCCTTCGACCAGGTGCTGATGGACGTCGCGCTGCACAAGTGCGGCGTCACCTTCGCGCTCGACCGCTCGGGTGTCACCGGCGACGACGGCGCCAGCCACAACGGCATGTGGGACATGTCGCTGCTCCAGATCGTCCCGGGGCTGCGCCTCGCGGCGCCGCGTGACGCGACCCGGCTGCGCGAGCTGCTCAACGAGGCGGTCGAGGTCGACGACGCACCGACCGTGCTGCGCTACCCGAAGGGCCCGCCGCCCGAGGACGTCGACGCCATCGGCAAGGCCGGCGGCTGCGACGTCCTGGTGCGCAGCGGCACCAAGGACGTCCTCGTCGTCGCGGTCGGCTCGATGGCCACCGTGGCGGTCGGCGTCGCCGAGCGCCTGGTCGCCCAGGGCATCGGGGTCACCGTGGTCGACCCGCGCTGGGTCAAGCCGGTCGACCCGGCCATCATCGACCTGGCCCGCGAGCACCGGCTCGTGGTCAGCATCGAGGACAACGGCGAGACCGGCGGCTGCGGCGCCGTGCTCCTGCAGACCCTCAACGCCGCGGGCGTGCACACGCCGTTCCGCCTGCACGGCATCCCGCAGGAGTTCCTCAGCCACGCCAAGCGTGACGTGATCCTCGAACGGATCGGGCTCACCCCCCAGGCGATCGCCCTCGGCATCGTGGAAGACATGACCTCGCTGTCCGACGGTCGTTCTCCCCTCGATGTCGAGCACACGCCGTAG
- a CDS encoding SMP-30/gluconolactonase/LRE family protein, with amino-acid sequence MSDLQVIPVPGPGAEDVVVGGPGPDEGAVFTGTEDGSIFRISHDGEHVERVAHTGGRPLGLEIDVDGRLLVCDAHLGVLRVDPRSGAIEAVTDSLGGVEMRFCNNAAIAEDGTVWFSDSSTRYGIDQWKDDFVQNTRTGRLARLGTDGAVEVVLDGLAFANGVALSADASYVAVAETGARTVVRWWLSGPQAGTRDFLVTDLPGYPDNIARGSDGLIWVSIASPVDPLVERLQRGPLPLRKLVTKIPERLQPAPKHTVRAQAYDDAGTLVHDVDVQGSAYHMVTGVREHDGRLWLGSLHEPAVAVLDL; translated from the coding sequence ATGAGCGATCTGCAGGTCATCCCCGTCCCCGGCCCCGGAGCGGAGGACGTCGTGGTCGGCGGACCCGGCCCCGACGAGGGCGCGGTCTTCACCGGCACCGAGGACGGCAGCATCTTCCGGATCAGCCACGACGGCGAGCACGTCGAGCGGGTCGCCCACACGGGCGGCCGCCCGCTCGGCCTCGAGATCGACGTCGACGGCCGGCTGCTGGTCTGCGACGCCCACCTCGGCGTCCTGCGCGTCGATCCCCGTTCCGGGGCGATCGAGGCGGTGACCGACTCGCTCGGCGGCGTCGAGATGCGCTTCTGCAACAACGCCGCGATCGCCGAGGACGGCACCGTCTGGTTCAGCGACTCGTCCACGAGGTACGGCATCGACCAGTGGAAGGACGACTTCGTCCAGAACACCCGCACCGGCCGGCTCGCCCGCCTCGGCACCGACGGGGCGGTGGAGGTGGTCCTCGACGGGCTGGCCTTCGCTAACGGGGTCGCGCTGAGCGCGGACGCGTCGTACGTCGCCGTCGCCGAGACCGGCGCCCGCACGGTCGTCCGGTGGTGGCTGAGCGGGCCGCAGGCCGGGACGCGCGACTTCCTGGTCACCGACCTGCCCGGCTACCCCGACAACATCGCGCGGGGGAGCGACGGCCTGATCTGGGTCTCCATCGCCAGCCCGGTCGACCCGCTGGTCGAGCGGCTCCAGCGGGGACCGTTGCCGCTGCGCAAGCTGGTCACCAAGATCCCCGAACGCCTCCAGCCGGCCCCGAAGCACACCGTCCGCGCCCAGGCGTACGACGACGCCGGCACCCTGGTGCACGACGTCGACGTCCAGGGGTCGGCCTACCACATGGTCACCGGCGTCCGGGAGCACGACGGCCGCCTCTGGCTCGGCAGCCTGCACGAGCCCGCGGTCGCGGTCCTCGACCTCTGA
- a CDS encoding NUDIX domain-containing protein — MHRFASVLLVDPQGRLLLQERDEHPVIDPEKWGLVGGHVEDGEEHEPAAYRELEEETGIRLPPGTLRLWRELQVFHEAYGTLDTTWVYAARVDLTDADIVVGEGRQIVFVEPAVARELDLTASATTAVPDFLDSAAYRDILAP; from the coding sequence ATGCACCGCTTCGCCTCCGTCCTCCTCGTCGACCCGCAGGGACGGCTGCTGCTGCAGGAGCGCGACGAGCACCCGGTCATCGACCCGGAGAAGTGGGGCCTCGTCGGCGGGCACGTCGAGGACGGCGAGGAGCACGAGCCGGCGGCGTACCGCGAGCTCGAGGAGGAGACCGGGATCCGCCTCCCGCCCGGCACGCTGCGCCTGTGGCGGGAGCTGCAGGTCTTCCACGAGGCCTACGGCACCCTCGACACGACCTGGGTGTACGCCGCCCGCGTCGACCTCACCGACGCCGACATCGTCGTGGGCGAGGGTCGGCAGATCGTCTTCGTCGAGCCCGCTGTCGCGCGGGAGCTCGACCTCACCGCGTCGGCGACGACGGCTGTCCCGGACTTCCTGGACTCCGCGGCGTATCGCGACATACTCGCCCCATGA
- a CDS encoding glycosyl hydrolase family 18 protein: MRLLALVPVLALLVPTAPAVAREPQGLAVTGWALDGAPSALVARNASGLSTVSVAGVSVTAAGTGVTRPTDGARRLARAAHHHGLSAELLVGNYSNRLGDFDPRAAHRLLSRPARIAAVAQRLASYVAAGGWDGVNVDLERVRAGDADGLVALVRATQDAMPDDRTVTIDVSASTSLDGYRAGGYDLAGLAAVADVIKLMTYDQHGPGWSGPGPVGGLPWQRRAVATILRVVPAGQVDLGVAGYGYTWPRRGVGHTVTVARARHLVARDHVRARWRADQGEWTTRLDDGTRLWWSDRRSYRQRVALARARGLHGLAVWRLGSADTLR; this comes from the coding sequence ATGCGCTTGCTGGCCCTGGTCCCGGTCCTGGCCCTGCTCGTCCCGACCGCGCCCGCGGTGGCGCGGGAGCCCCAGGGGCTGGCCGTGACGGGCTGGGCGCTCGACGGCGCACCGTCCGCGCTGGTCGCCCGCAACGCCAGCGGGTTGAGCACGGTCAGCGTCGCCGGGGTGTCCGTCACCGCGGCCGGCACCGGCGTCACCCGGCCGACCGACGGCGCCCGACGCCTGGCCCGGGCGGCCCACCACCACGGGCTGTCGGCGGAGCTGCTGGTCGGCAACTACAGCAACCGGCTCGGTGACTTCGACCCGCGCGCCGCCCATCGGCTGCTCTCCCGCCCGGCGCGGATCGCGGCGGTGGCGCAGCGGCTGGCGTCGTACGTCGCGGCCGGCGGCTGGGACGGCGTCAACGTCGATCTCGAGCGGGTGCGCGCGGGTGACGCCGACGGGCTGGTCGCCCTGGTCCGCGCGACCCAGGACGCCATGCCCGACGACAGGACGGTGACCATCGACGTCAGCGCGTCGACCTCGCTGGACGGCTACCGCGCGGGCGGGTACGACCTGGCCGGCCTGGCAGCAGTGGCCGACGTCATCAAGCTGATGACCTACGACCAGCACGGTCCGGGCTGGTCCGGCCCCGGCCCGGTCGGCGGACTGCCGTGGCAGCGGCGGGCCGTGGCGACGATCCTGCGCGTCGTACCGGCCGGCCAGGTCGATCTCGGCGTCGCCGGCTACGGCTACACGTGGCCACGACGAGGGGTCGGGCACACCGTGACCGTGGCTCGGGCCCGGCACCTGGTGGCGCGCGACCACGTGCGCGCCCGCTGGCGGGCCGACCAGGGTGAGTGGACGACACGCCTCGACGACGGGACCCGGCTGTGGTGGTCGGACCGGCGCTCCTACCGACAGCGGGTGGCGCTCGCCCGCGCGCGCGGTCTTCACGGACTTGCGGTATGGCGGCTGGGATCTGCGGACACCCTGCGCTGA
- a CDS encoding BTAD domain-containing putative transcriptional regulator produces the protein MRIGVLGTTVASTPAGPVNLGGPKQRALLAALALHRGRAVAVDTLADLVWDGTPPPGVAGTMQGYVAGLRRALEPDRTTRGGGTLLVTEQPGYALRLPDEDLDTVAFEDAVASTHTLVAPLADALCRSRPLPAGSADAGRLSALHDSLGEALGLWRGVPFAELGEVAAAVAERARLEELRVLATEDRAALGILIGQYATVAAELDTLTRAHPLRERAWALRALALAGSGRQADALAVLREVRDVLDEELGLEPGADLRAVQAAVLRQDEIAVAEPTAGPVGAAPAAGVSTGSTTGVETHAPLPFPTLWPWSLAGRDEELAQLTGLVDRVVDGTGSLAFVALTGEPGIGKSRLAIELATYADQRGVTIAWGRCSQDDGAPALWPWATVLERLGSALPSSAHDGDGSTAFRAWETVVQTVISAAEGGPLLLVLDDLHWADTSSLRVLRLLTEAVAAESPARLLVVATWREHPVPSGALAEVAEALARKHALRFQLRGISAQAAAQVFAQVTEAEPTAADADTLWQHTEGNPFFLVEYARLAREGELASLVAEGRPPAAVHEVLSRRIAHLDPATRELLQTASVLGRIFDLSTLAAVADLDEDTALDRLDPAIGAGLVAEDAVDRFRFNHALVRDTALSGLPQSRRARVHARAAEALSARPKRETEVARHWLAAGPRHLARAWPAAQAAARSAMDVYAYVEALEMLEHALHAEDEDPGSTTEDRFALLADLADVLRRAGRWLELREVAHEAVEVARDAADLDLLIRAGTMHSTGALWTPGGGDVDEVVVAALRDALEELPTGDDPRRCQVMLALAGEIYYGSTPQEREALTDEAIAMARRLGDPGLVHTSLVKGAIAITRGATADRRLAMTTEAAEIARRLDDTVGLVSALALRAAAAGELGDVPALEESLAECRPVAERIRHLYALLVLDSLEVSWSAMRGEFEVVDTLVADMVEIGEVVTIPGSDESIAGAMMMQVLWREGGEELVLAALREMPADGFVAVAPPLLTMLCRAGRLEEAHAYLGSHRADLNRAFDVDTWYSPMAWSMGAESACYLGDRELAASTYERLVGLAGQSACAGSGSTVGPVDMFLAMAAHTVGDDDLATRHADRAVELCAEWDVPLAADWVRRERERLGF, from the coding sequence ATGCGCATCGGCGTCCTGGGCACCACGGTGGCGTCCACGCCCGCGGGTCCGGTCAACCTCGGCGGCCCCAAGCAGCGCGCGTTGCTCGCCGCACTCGCGCTGCACCGAGGCCGCGCCGTCGCGGTCGACACGCTGGCCGACCTGGTCTGGGACGGCACGCCGCCGCCCGGGGTCGCCGGCACCATGCAGGGGTACGTCGCGGGGCTCCGGCGTGCCCTCGAGCCCGACCGCACGACGCGGGGCGGTGGCACCCTGCTGGTCACTGAGCAGCCCGGCTACGCACTGCGGCTGCCCGACGAGGACCTCGACACGGTCGCGTTCGAGGACGCGGTGGCGTCGACCCACACGCTGGTCGCTCCCCTCGCCGACGCGCTCTGCCGCAGCCGTCCCCTCCCGGCCGGCTCGGCCGACGCCGGCCGGCTCTCGGCGCTGCACGACTCCCTCGGTGAGGCGCTGGGCCTGTGGCGCGGCGTGCCCTTCGCCGAGCTCGGCGAGGTGGCGGCGGCGGTCGCCGAGCGCGCCCGGCTCGAGGAGCTCCGCGTGCTGGCGACCGAGGACCGGGCCGCTCTCGGGATCCTGATCGGGCAGTACGCCACCGTCGCCGCCGAGCTCGACACGCTGACCCGGGCGCACCCGCTCCGGGAGCGAGCCTGGGCGCTCCGGGCGCTCGCGCTCGCCGGTTCGGGCCGCCAGGCGGACGCGCTGGCCGTGCTGCGCGAGGTCCGCGACGTGCTGGACGAGGAGCTCGGCCTCGAGCCGGGCGCCGACCTCCGCGCCGTGCAGGCGGCCGTGCTGCGGCAGGACGAGATCGCGGTGGCCGAGCCGACCGCCGGCCCCGTGGGCGCCGCGCCGGCGGCGGGTGTCTCGACCGGCTCGACCACCGGGGTCGAGACCCATGCGCCGCTGCCGTTCCCCACGCTGTGGCCGTGGTCGCTGGCCGGGCGCGACGAGGAGCTGGCCCAGCTCACCGGCCTGGTCGACCGGGTGGTGGACGGCACCGGCTCGCTCGCCTTCGTGGCGCTGACCGGCGAGCCCGGGATCGGGAAGAGCCGGCTGGCGATCGAGCTGGCGACGTACGCCGACCAGCGTGGCGTGACGATCGCCTGGGGGCGCTGCTCGCAGGACGACGGCGCGCCGGCGCTCTGGCCGTGGGCGACCGTGCTGGAGCGGCTCGGGTCGGCGCTGCCGTCCAGCGCCCACGACGGCGACGGCTCCACGGCGTTCCGCGCGTGGGAGACCGTGGTGCAGACCGTGATCTCGGCGGCGGAGGGCGGGCCGCTGCTGCTGGTGCTCGACGACCTGCACTGGGCCGACACCTCCAGCCTGCGGGTGCTGCGGCTGCTGACCGAGGCGGTCGCGGCCGAGAGCCCCGCCCGGCTGCTGGTGGTGGCCACCTGGCGCGAGCACCCCGTCCCCAGCGGCGCCCTGGCCGAGGTCGCCGAGGCGCTCGCGCGCAAGCACGCGCTGCGCTTCCAGCTGCGCGGCATCTCGGCGCAGGCGGCCGCCCAGGTCTTCGCCCAGGTCACCGAGGCCGAGCCGACCGCGGCCGACGCGGACACGCTGTGGCAGCACACGGAGGGCAATCCCTTCTTCCTGGTCGAGTACGCCCGGCTCGCCCGCGAGGGCGAGCTCGCGAGCCTGGTGGCCGAGGGCCGACCGCCCGCTGCGGTCCACGAGGTGCTGTCGCGCCGGATCGCGCACCTCGACCCCGCCACGCGGGAGCTGCTGCAGACCGCCAGCGTCCTGGGCCGGATCTTCGACCTGTCCACGCTCGCGGCGGTCGCCGACCTCGACGAGGACACCGCCCTCGACCGCCTCGACCCCGCCATCGGGGCGGGGCTGGTCGCCGAGGACGCGGTCGACCGGTTCCGGTTCAACCACGCGCTCGTGCGCGACACCGCGCTCAGTGGCCTGCCGCAGTCGCGTCGTGCCCGGGTCCACGCGCGCGCGGCCGAGGCCCTGAGTGCGCGGCCCAAGCGGGAGACCGAGGTGGCGCGGCACTGGCTCGCGGCCGGCCCGCGGCACTTGGCGCGCGCGTGGCCCGCCGCGCAGGCCGCGGCGCGCTCGGCGATGGACGTCTACGCGTACGTCGAGGCGCTGGAGATGCTCGAGCACGCGCTGCACGCCGAGGACGAGGACCCGGGCTCCACGACAGAGGACCGGTTCGCGCTGCTGGCCGACCTGGCCGACGTGCTCCGCCGGGCCGGTCGGTGGCTGGAGCTGCGGGAGGTCGCGCACGAGGCGGTCGAGGTGGCCCGCGACGCCGCCGACCTCGACCTGCTCATCCGAGCCGGCACGATGCACAGCACCGGCGCCCTGTGGACCCCCGGCGGCGGCGACGTCGACGAGGTCGTCGTCGCGGCGCTGCGCGACGCGCTGGAGGAGCTGCCCACCGGGGACGACCCACGGCGGTGCCAGGTCATGCTCGCGCTCGCGGGCGAGATCTACTACGGGTCGACCCCGCAGGAACGCGAGGCCCTGACCGACGAGGCGATCGCGATGGCACGCCGGCTCGGGGACCCCGGCCTCGTCCACACCAGCCTCGTCAAGGGCGCGATCGCGATCACCCGCGGCGCGACCGCCGACCGGCGCCTCGCCATGACGACCGAGGCCGCCGAGATCGCGCGTCGCCTCGACGACACCGTGGGTCTGGTGTCGGCGCTGGCGCTGCGTGCCGCGGCCGCCGGCGAGCTCGGTGACGTGCCCGCGCTCGAGGAGTCGCTTGCCGAGTGCCGTCCGGTGGCGGAGCGGATCCGGCACCTCTACGCGCTGCTGGTGCTGGACTCCCTCGAGGTCTCGTGGTCGGCGATGCGCGGCGAGTTCGAGGTGGTCGACACACTGGTGGCGGACATGGTGGAGATCGGCGAGGTCGTCACCATCCCCGGCTCCGACGAGTCGATCGCCGGCGCGATGATGATGCAGGTGCTGTGGCGCGAGGGCGGCGAGGAGCTCGTGCTCGCGGCCCTGCGGGAGATGCCCGCCGACGGCTTCGTGGCCGTCGCTCCACCGCTGCTCACCATGCTCTGCCGCGCCGGTCGGCTCGAGGAGGCGCACGCCTACCTCGGCTCGCACCGCGCGGACCTCAACCGGGCGTTCGACGTCGACACCTGGTACTCCCCCATGGCGTGGAGCATGGGCGCCGAGAGCGCCTGCTACCTCGGCGACCGCGAGCTGGCTGCCTCGACGTACGAGAGGCTCGTGGGCCTGGCCGGTCAGTCGGCGTGCGCCGGGTCGGGCAGCACCGTCGGTCCGGTCGACATGTTCCTGGCGATGGCCGCGCACACCGTCGGCGACGACGACCTCGCGACCCGGCACGCCGACCGGGCCGTCGAGCTGTGCGCGGAGTGGGACGTGCCGCTCGCGGCGGACTGGGTGCGCCGGGAGCGCGAGCGCCTCGGCTTCTGA
- a CDS encoding aldo/keto reductase: MRYREIGSHPDRKLNVSVIALGAMLMGSRTDEATSYAILDRFVEAGGTFIDTANNYAFWVAGDNMGGQSEELLGRWRKDRGVGDELVIATKVGGRPLEPGHDFSKGMEALTAATIRESAERSLERMGLDRLDLYYAHVQDLDVPLEEQVEAFGQLAAAGTVGLLGASNHWAWRVERARTLAAAAGLPAYDVLQYSHSYLRPRTDQPALRAPEGNAGTASAEIQSLVRDAGLHLVAYSPLLGGAYVRDDKPMHASFDHAGTPPRLAALAEVARQTGATANQVVLSWLIGGELPVVPLVGASSVAQLDETLAAVDLELTADQRALLDGA, encoded by the coding sequence ATGCGCTACCGCGAGATCGGCTCCCACCCAGACCGCAAGCTGAACGTCAGCGTGATCGCCCTCGGGGCGATGCTGATGGGCAGCCGCACCGACGAGGCCACGTCGTACGCCATCCTGGACCGCTTCGTCGAGGCCGGCGGGACGTTCATCGACACCGCCAACAACTACGCGTTCTGGGTCGCCGGCGACAACATGGGCGGCCAGAGCGAGGAGCTGCTCGGCCGGTGGCGCAAGGACCGTGGGGTCGGCGACGAGCTCGTGATCGCGACCAAGGTCGGCGGCCGCCCGCTCGAGCCCGGCCACGACTTCTCGAAGGGGATGGAGGCACTGACCGCAGCCACCATCCGCGAGTCGGCCGAGCGCAGCCTGGAGCGGATGGGCCTGGACCGGCTCGATCTCTACTACGCCCACGTCCAGGACCTCGACGTCCCGCTCGAGGAGCAGGTCGAGGCCTTCGGGCAGCTCGCCGCCGCCGGCACCGTCGGGCTGCTGGGCGCGAGCAACCACTGGGCCTGGCGGGTCGAGCGGGCGCGCACCCTGGCGGCCGCCGCCGGGCTCCCGGCGTACGACGTGCTGCAGTACTCGCACTCCTACCTCCGGCCGCGCACGGACCAGCCCGCGCTGCGGGCACCCGAGGGGAACGCCGGGACCGCGAGTGCCGAGATCCAGAGCCTGGTGCGGGACGCCGGGCTCCACCTGGTCGCCTACTCCCCGCTGCTGGGTGGCGCCTACGTCCGCGACGACAAGCCGATGCACGCGAGCTTCGACCACGCGGGCACACCGCCCCGGCTGGCCGCCCTCGCCGAGGTCGCCCGCCAGACGGGTGCGACGGCCAACCAGGTGGTGCTGTCCTGGCTGATCGGCGGTGAGCTGCCCGTCGTACCTCTCGTCGGTGCGTCCTCGGTCGCCCAGCTCGACGAGACCCTGGCGGCGGTCGACCTGGAGCTGACGGCCGACCAGCGGGCGCTGCTCGACGGCGCGTAG
- a CDS encoding DUF1330 domain-containing protein, translating to MSAYWISIYQEITDEAKLQAYAELAGPALEAAGGTFIARGFPEQTYEAGAKTRTVLIEFASVDAARAAHDSPAYADALAALDGGAVRDIRIVPGV from the coding sequence ATGAGCGCCTACTGGATCAGCATCTACCAGGAGATCACCGACGAGGCCAAGCTCCAGGCGTACGCCGAGCTGGCCGGCCCCGCCCTCGAGGCGGCCGGTGGCACCTTCATCGCCCGCGGGTTCCCCGAGCAGACCTACGAGGCGGGGGCGAAGACCCGCACGGTGCTGATCGAGTTCGCGTCGGTGGACGCGGCGCGGGCCGCCCACGACAGCCCGGCGTACGCCGACGCACTGGCCGCCCTCGACGGCGGCGCCGTGCGCGACATCCGGATCGTGCCGGGGGTGTAG